Proteins found in one Mytilus edulis chromosome 2, xbMytEdul2.2, whole genome shotgun sequence genomic segment:
- the LOC139513884 gene encoding formimidoyltransferase-cyclodeaminase-like isoform X7: MRTHTGEHPRMGAMDVCPFIPVQNVTMEECAMCAKEFGEKLALDLDVPVYLYAEATEIESRKKLSSIRSGEYEGLPEKILQDEWKPDFGPAEFNPRWGATVTGARNFLVAYNINVLSTKEQAHRIALNIREQGRGEEQTYGTGFNNEHYGTGWNPVKGRCKSVQAIGWYLEEANMAQVSTNISDYNVTPIHKVYEEVCKDAAELNLAICGSQIVGLVPLEALMQAADYYMEKENLFILEEDQKLRLVINRMGLNSLGAFSPKERIIEYMISDDNDGPLVSMDVKDFILTIGSRSPTPGGGSVAALLASLGSALGAMVGFLTYGNKKFYELDSRMRKIIPPLYKTMKDLIQFVDADAAAFSEYMLALKLPQDTEEDKVLRAVAMQEGLHTAIRVPLTVSRLANSMWPFLKELAEIGNINCKSDLQVGAKTLETAVWGTYYNIQTNLTDVQDEEVKSKVTEEIDAAIKLAVESCAEVLKICDERKA; the protein is encoded by the exons atgAGGACACATACAG GAGAACATCCAAGAATGGGTGCCATGGATGTGTGTCCATTTATTCCAGTCCAGAATGTAACGATGGAAGAATGTGCCATGTGTGCGAAAGAATTCGGAGAAAAACTAGCACTAGATCTTGATGTACCAG tttatttatatgctGAAGCTACAGAAATAgaatcaagaaaaaaattatcCAGCATTAGAAGTGGGGAATATGAAGGATTACCAGAAAAG ATTCTACAAGATGAATGGAAACCAGACTTTGGTCCTGCAGAATTTAACCCTAGATGGGGAGCTACTGTGACCGGAGCAAGGAATTTTCTGGTAGCCTATAATATCAATGTTCTATCAACCAAGGAACAAGCACACAGGATAGCACTGAATATCAGAGAACAAGGCAGAGGAGAAGAGCAG acGTATGGAACAGGGTTTAATAACGAG CATTACGGAACAGGCTGGAATCCCGTG AAAGGGCGATGTAAATCTGTGCAGGCCATAGGATGGTACTTAGAGGAGGCCAACATGGCTCAAGTTTCTACCAATATATCAGACTATAACGTGACACCCATACATAAAGTTTACGAAGAAGTGTGTAAAGATGCTGCG GAGTTAAATTTAGCAATTTGTGGCTCCCAGATTGTTGGTTTAGTCCCATTAGAGGCTTTAATGCAAGCTGCTGATTATTACATGGAAAAAGAAAATCTGTTTATTTTAGAAGAAGATCAGAAACTTAGATTg GTTATAAACAGAATGGGTCTAAACTCACTAGGAGCCTTTAGTCCTAAAGAAAGAATTATAGA atatatgATATCAGATGACAATGATGGTCCACTAGTCAGCATGGATGTTAAAGATTTTATATTAACTATTGGATCAAGGTCACCTACACCTGGTGGTGGCTCTGTGGCAGCACTGTTAGCTTCTCTA GGATCTGCTCTTGGTGCAATGGTTGGTTTTCTGACTTATGGAAACAAAAAGTTTTATGAACTTGATTCAAGAATGAGAAAGATTATACCACCATTGTATAAAACCATGAAAGACTTGATACAGTTTGTTGATGCTGATGCTGCTGCATTCAGTGAATATATG TTGGCATTAAAGTTACCACAAGACACAGAGGAAGATAAGGTTTT GAGAGCTGTAGCAATGCAAGAAGGACTTCATACTGCTATCAGGGTACCATTAACAGTATCCAGACTGGCTAATAGCATGTGGCCATTCTTAAAGGAACTAGCAGAAATAGGCAATATTAACTGTAAATCTGACCTACAG GTTGGTGCCAAGACATTAGAAACTGCAGTATGGGGAACATattataacatacaaacaaacctgACTGATGTACAAGATGAGGAAGTTAAATCTAAG GTGACTGAAGAAATAGATGCAGCAATAAAATTAGCTGTTGAATCTTGTGCTGAAGTTCTGAAGATCTGTGATGAAAGGAAAGCTTAA